One genomic region from Cytophagales bacterium encodes:
- a CDS encoding homogentisate 1,2-dioxygenase, translating to MAYYVKSGLIPPKRHTQFRQSNGDLYKEELVSSKGFSGIYSLLYHINPPTRVKQIEKPKPVSPRIAKDYPLMHTHLKTCEVDITGKDFLESRKTMLINDDVSMSICCPTDKTMDYLYKNGQADEVLFVHDGSGTLTTQFGKIEFRQGDYLVIPRTTIYKIEFDEKPVRLLIIESSGPVETVKKYRNDLGQLQEHSPYCERDIRPPSELITKDEKGEFLVKIKKQGFLHQYIYDHNPLDVVGWDGFLFPYALSIHDFEPITGRIHQPPPVHQTFEAPNFVICSFVPRMFDYHPLSIPIPYNHSNIDSDEVLYYVEGNFMSRKGVERASFTLHPGGIPHGPHPGTVEASLDAKETKELAVMLDTFRPLLLTEEAIKYVDEKYPMSWN from the coding sequence ATGGCATACTACGTAAAATCAGGGTTAATTCCACCTAAGCGCCACACCCAATTCCGTCAATCTAATGGTGATTTGTATAAGGAAGAGTTGGTAAGCTCAAAAGGATTTTCAGGGATATATTCTCTTTTGTATCACATAAATCCCCCTACCAGGGTAAAGCAGATCGAAAAACCGAAGCCGGTCAGCCCCAGGATCGCTAAAGATTATCCATTGATGCATACCCATCTGAAAACCTGTGAAGTTGATATCACCGGTAAGGATTTTTTAGAATCCAGGAAAACAATGCTCATCAATGATGATGTATCCATGTCAATATGCTGTCCTACCGATAAAACTATGGATTATTTATATAAGAACGGGCAGGCTGATGAAGTTTTATTTGTCCATGATGGCAGCGGAACGCTCACCACTCAATTTGGCAAAATTGAGTTCCGGCAGGGGGATTATCTGGTCATACCAAGAACCACAATATATAAGATTGAATTCGATGAAAAGCCCGTAAGGCTTTTGATTATAGAATCTTCCGGTCCTGTTGAAACAGTAAAAAAGTACAGGAATGATTTAGGGCAGCTTCAGGAACATTCACCCTATTGTGAGCGGGATATCCGGCCGCCATCCGAACTAATCACAAAAGATGAAAAGGGTGAATTTTTAGTCAAAATAAAAAAGCAGGGGTTTTTGCATCAATATATTTATGATCACAATCCGTTGGATGTGGTTGGGTGGGATGGTTTTCTATTCCCTTATGCTTTGTCAATCCACGATTTTGAGCCCATTACAGGTAGAATTCACCAGCCGCCTCCCGTGCATCAGACATTTGAGGCGCCCAATTTTGTGATCTGCTCGTTTGTACCCAGGATGTTTGATTATCATCCGTTATCAATCCCGATCCCCTATAACCATTCCAATATAGACTCCGATGAAGTGCTTTATTATGTAGAAGGAAATTTTATGAGCCGCAAAGGCGTTGAAAGAGCCTCCTTTACACTGCATCCCGGAGGTATCCCTCACGGGCCGCATCCCGGCACCGTTGAAGCAAGCCTTGATGCCAAAGAAACAAAAGAGCTGGCTGTGATGCTGGATACTTTCAGGCCCCTGCTCCTGACTGAAGAAGCTATAAAATATGTGGATGAGAAGTATCCGATGAGCTGGAATTAA
- a CDS encoding S41 family peptidase has translation MGNINNSKFQTRLPLFISLAIAGGIFIGATMFGAKGSVINIAKTSFKFRRILDYIDNYYVDSVNVDELEVHAIRVMLKKLDPHTIYISPEEVAAAREPLTGNFEGIGIEFDIIKDTLIVVAPISGGPSEKLGILSGDKIIKVDEEDIAGIGLTNNKVYKLLRGQKGSKVDVTILRKVNKKLLRFTITRDKIPTYSVDVSYMVDEITGYMRITRFSAKTYDEFKGALSKLKSKGLKRLIIDLRNNPGGYMEHSIKIADEFISGNKLIVYTDGKDPRYDTKYRANFTGLFETGPLIVLINEGSASASEIVAGALQDNDRALIIGRRSFGKGFVQIPFTFEDDSEIRLTISRYYTPSGRCIQKPIDDDYDFDLLNRYLHGEFYYADSIKFKDSTKFKTLKGRTVYGGGGIMPDIFVPRDTSYFSNYLSNLLNKNILTEYGLNYYDEHKQSLEKRGFDDFYTNFRITDKMLDEIVNMASKMDIPFNEEEFELSKSIIKNNLKTEIAKWVWQNEGAVPVRLEKDEIFQAALKHFKEAERISRQ, from the coding sequence ATGGGTAACATAAATAACTCTAAATTCCAAACAAGATTACCTTTGTTCATATCGCTGGCAATAGCAGGTGGTATATTTATTGGGGCTACTATGTTTGGAGCTAAAGGCTCTGTTATCAATATTGCAAAGACCTCTTTTAAATTCCGCAGAATACTGGATTATATTGACAATTATTATGTTGATTCGGTAAATGTGGATGAACTTGAAGTGCATGCCATCAGGGTAATGCTAAAAAAGCTTGACCCGCATACCATATACATTTCGCCAGAAGAAGTGGCTGCTGCCAGGGAACCGCTGACCGGAAATTTTGAAGGGATAGGAATAGAGTTTGATATCATTAAGGATACGCTGATCGTTGTAGCGCCCATTAGTGGCGGGCCATCCGAAAAGTTAGGAATATTATCGGGTGATAAGATCATCAAAGTAGATGAAGAAGACATTGCCGGGATTGGCCTTACTAATAACAAAGTTTACAAACTGTTGAGAGGTCAAAAGGGCAGTAAAGTTGATGTTACAATTTTGCGGAAGGTCAATAAAAAACTCTTGCGGTTTACCATCACCAGGGATAAAATACCAACTTATTCTGTGGATGTAAGCTATATGGTAGACGAAATTACGGGCTATATGAGGATAACGCGTTTCTCTGCCAAAACGTATGATGAATTTAAAGGCGCCCTGTCAAAATTAAAATCAAAAGGATTAAAAAGGCTGATCATAGACCTGCGAAACAACCCGGGGGGGTATATGGAACATTCCATAAAGATTGCTGATGAATTTATTTCAGGCAACAAGCTGATCGTTTATACAGATGGGAAAGATCCGAGATATGATACCAAATACAGGGCGAATTTTACGGGACTGTTTGAAACCGGGCCGCTTATTGTTCTCATAAATGAAGGCAGCGCATCTGCATCTGAAATTGTAGCGGGGGCATTGCAGGATAATGACCGGGCGCTTATCATTGGCAGAAGGTCGTTTGGGAAAGGCTTTGTACAAATACCATTCACTTTTGAAGACGATTCAGAGATCCGGCTTACGATCTCACGATACTATACGCCAAGCGGTAGATGTATTCAAAAACCAATTGATGATGATTATGATTTTGATCTTCTTAACAGGTATCTGCATGGAGAATTTTATTATGCCGATAGCATTAAATTTAAAGATTCAACTAAATTCAAAACATTAAAAGGCAGAACTGTCTATGGAGGTGGGGGCATTATGCCCGATATTTTTGTTCCGAGAGACACCAGTTACTTTAGCAATTATTTAAGCAACCTTTTGAATAAAAATATTTTAACCGAGTATGGTCTGAATTATTATGATGAACACAAACAGTCACTTGAAAAAAGAGGATTTGACGACTTTTACACAAATTTCAGGATCACAGATAAAATGCTGGATGAAATTGTGAATATGGCCTCAAAAATGGATATACCATTTAATGAAGAGGAATTTGAACTATCTAAATCAATTATTAAAAACAATTTAAAGACGGAAATTGCAAAGTGGGTATGGCAGAATGAGGGAGCTGTTCCGGTTAGGTTAGAAAAAGATGAAATTTTCCAGGCAGCATTAAAACATTTTAAAGAAGCGGAGAGGATCAGTAGGCAGTAG
- a CDS encoding aminoacyl-tRNA hydrolase, producing the protein MRYLIAGLGNIGAEYELTRHNIGFLILDQLAEVHNEEFSSNRLTLKSQLKYKGRTVHLIKPTTFVNQSGKAVNYWMNELKMPVENLLVITDDISLPFGRIRMRAKGSSGGHNGLISIESALSTSAYARTRFGIGSDFSKGRQVDHVLSNFTKEEFSALPELMKKACDMIHSFCTVGIERTMSAYN; encoded by the coding sequence AACTCACCAGGCACAATATCGGTTTTTTGATCCTGGACCAGTTGGCTGAAGTACACAATGAGGAATTTTCATCAAACCGGCTAACATTAAAATCACAATTAAAATATAAAGGCAGAACCGTTCATCTCATAAAACCCACTACTTTCGTAAACCAAAGCGGCAAGGCTGTGAATTATTGGATGAACGAACTAAAAATGCCGGTTGAAAATCTATTGGTGATAACGGATGATATTTCTTTGCCTTTCGGCAGAATAAGAATGCGTGCCAAAGGCTCCAGCGGGGGGCATAACGGACTTATTAGTATCGAATCAGCGCTTTCAACCTCCGCTTATGCCCGCACTAGATTTGGCATCGGAAGCGATTTTTCAAAAGGCAGGCAGGTGGATCATGTGTTAAGCAATTTCACAAAAGAAGAATTTTCAGCCCTCCCCGAGTTGATGAAGAAAGCATGTGATATGATACATTCGTTTTGTACTGTTGGGATTGAAAGGACTATGAGTGCTTATAATTAG